TGCGGACGGCGGTGCCGGTCGCGGGTGGCGGGTATGCGTGATCGGGGCGGGTGACTGCCGAGGCCGGCCGGTACCTCGCCCCTTCCTGGGCGTCGTGCGGCGTCCACCTCCCGGGCTGGGAGTCGGTGCGCCGCTTCGCCGCTCGCCCCTTCGCGGCGCGGCCCTCGGGAACCCCGGTTCCCGTGCGGCCGAGGTCCGTCCGTCCGCCTCCGGCCGTCGCACGCCCCTTGGCAACGATTGGGCAAAGCAGGAGGAGTACAGGAAATGAAAGAGACGGTTCCAGTGTTGACCGGCTTTGGAGGGCCCTGGTCGTCCTCTGTTCGCCATGCCCGAGCACCAGAGCCGAGAGGACCGTCCCCGTGAGCCAGTACGTGTCCCGGCTCGCCGGCACCCTGGCGGCGCCGCCCCGGCTGCGGCTGCCCGGCCACCACCGCAGGCCGCGCCGGGTGGCCATGCTCAGCGTGCACACCTCGCCCCTGCACCAGCCGGGCACCGGCGACGCGGGCGGAATGAACGTCTACATCGTGGAGCTGGCCAGACGGCTGGCGGCCATCGGCGTGGAGGTCGAGATCTTCACCCGCGCCACCACGGGAGGCCTGCCGGGGACCGTCGAGCTGGCGCCGGGCGTCCTGGTCCGGCACGTGGACGCCGGTCCGTACGAGGGCCTGGCGAAGGAGGACCTGCCGGCGCAGCTGTGCGCGTTCACGCACGGTGTGATGCGGGCGTGGGCGGGCCACCGGCCAGGCCACTACGACCTCGTCCACTCCCACTACTGGCTGTCCGGCCACGTCGGCTGGCTGGCCGCCGAACGCTGGGGCGTCCCCCTCGTCCACGCCATGCACACCATGGCCAAGGTCAAGAACGCGTCGCTCGCCGACGGCGACACCCCCGAACCCGCGGCCCGCGTGATCGGCGAGACGCAGATCGTGGACGCCGCCGACCGGCTGATCGCCAACACCGCGGAAGAGGCCGGCGAGCTGGTCCGTCACTACGGCGCCGGCCCCGCGAAGGTCGCCGTCGTCCACCCCGGCGTGAACCTCGACCGCTTCCGGGTCGCCGACGGCCGTTCGGCCGCGCGGGCCCGCCTGGGGCTGCCGCTGGACGCGGTGATCCCGCTGTTCGCCGGCCGCATCCAGCCCCTCAAGGCGCCCGACGTGCTGCTGAGGGCCGTCGCGCTGCTGCTGGCCGAGGATCCCTCGCTGCGGTCCCGCATGGTCGTACCGATAGTGGGCGGCCCGAGCGGCAGCGGGCTGGCCAAGCCGGAGGGCCTGCAGAAGCTGGCGGCCCGGCTGGGGATCGCCGATGTGGTGCAGTTCCGGCCGCCGGTCGCCCAGGACCGGCTCGCGGACTGGTTCAGGGCGGCGTCGG
The genomic region above belongs to Streptomyces marianii and contains:
- the mshA gene encoding D-inositol-3-phosphate glycosyltransferase; protein product: MSQYVSRLAGTLAAPPRLRLPGHHRRPRRVAMLSVHTSPLHQPGTGDAGGMNVYIVELARRLAAIGVEVEIFTRATTGGLPGTVELAPGVLVRHVDAGPYEGLAKEDLPAQLCAFTHGVMRAWAGHRPGHYDLVHSHYWLSGHVGWLAAERWGVPLVHAMHTMAKVKNASLADGDTPEPAARVIGETQIVDAADRLIANTAEEAGELVRHYGAGPAKVAVVHPGVNLDRFRVADGRSAARARLGLPLDAVIPLFAGRIQPLKAPDVLLRAVALLLAEDPSLRSRMVVPIVGGPSGSGLAKPEGLQKLAARLGIADVVQFRPPVAQDRLADWFRAASVLVMPSHSESFGLVAIEAQAAGTPVVAAAVGGLPVAVRNDRTGFLVAGHDPADYARVLRRFVDDPRLTGRMGAAAAAHARCFGWDSAASATAEVYTAAMHEHRRRVRSHHG